One stretch of Streptomyces agglomeratus DNA includes these proteins:
- the pcaC gene encoding 4-carboxymuconolactone decarboxylase, with protein MSETTAKTLQYRFDGPEEAPVLILGPSLGTTWHMWDRQIPDLTRQWRVFRFDLPGHGGAPAHPASSVNELAERLLATLDSLGVQRFGYAGCSIGGAIGSELALRHPERVASLALVAASPRFGTADEFRQRGVIVRTNGLEPMAASAPARWFTHGFAAAQPAIVEWAVQMVRTTDPGCYIAACEALAAFDIRVDLRRIGVPTLVLVGSEDQVTGPAEARTLVAGIPDARLALVPGASHLAPVEQPAAVTDLLVRHFSTAWQTTPASTTGMQAIQPPPVMPAISAPVHPVGEIGVAAQPVAVPVEGGRPDPYEAGLKVRREVLGDAHVDRALGDADAFTGDFQELITRYAWGEVWTRDGLDRRTRSCVTLTALVAGGHLDELAFHTRAALRNGLTPAEIKEVLIQTAVYCGVPAANSAFKVARAVIEEETTPQA; from the coding sequence GTGAGTGAGACGACGGCTAAGACCCTGCAATACCGCTTTGACGGGCCGGAAGAGGCCCCGGTCCTGATCCTCGGACCCTCCCTCGGCACCACCTGGCACATGTGGGACCGGCAGATACCGGACCTGACCCGCCAGTGGCGCGTCTTCCGCTTCGACCTGCCGGGCCACGGCGGCGCTCCCGCGCACCCCGCCAGCTCCGTCAACGAACTCGCGGAGCGCCTGCTCGCCACCCTGGACAGCCTCGGCGTACAGCGCTTCGGTTACGCGGGCTGCTCCATCGGCGGCGCGATCGGCTCCGAGCTGGCGCTGCGCCACCCGGAGCGGGTCGCCTCGCTGGCGCTGGTCGCCGCGTCGCCCAGATTCGGCACCGCCGACGAGTTCCGCCAGCGCGGCGTGATCGTCCGTACCAACGGTCTGGAGCCGATGGCGGCCTCCGCGCCCGCCCGCTGGTTCACGCACGGCTTCGCCGCCGCGCAGCCCGCGATCGTGGAGTGGGCCGTCCAGATGGTCCGCACCACCGACCCCGGCTGCTACATCGCCGCCTGCGAGGCGCTGGCCGCCTTCGACATCCGGGTCGACCTGCGCCGCATCGGCGTCCCGACCCTCGTCCTCGTCGGCTCCGAGGACCAGGTCACCGGCCCCGCCGAGGCCCGCACGCTGGTCGCCGGCATCCCGGACGCCCGCCTGGCCCTCGTGCCCGGCGCCTCCCACCTGGCCCCGGTCGAGCAGCCCGCCGCCGTCACGGATCTGCTCGTACGCCACTTCTCCACCGCCTGGCAGACCACGCCCGCCTCGACCACGGGCATGCAGGCGATCCAGCCGCCGCCCGTGATGCCGGCGATCTCCGCGCCCGTCCACCCGGTCGGCGAGATCGGCGTCGCCGCACAGCCGGTCGCCGTACCGGTGGAGGGCGGCCGCCCGGACCCGTACGAGGCCGGGCTCAAGGTACGCCGTGAGGTCCTGGGCGACGCCCATGTGGACCGCGCCCTCGGTGACGCCGACGCCTTCACCGGCGACTTCCAGGAGCTGATCACCCGCTACGCGTGGGGCGAGGTGTGGACGCGGGACGGACTCGACCGGCGTACCCGCAGCTGCGTCACCCTGACCGCGCTGGTCGCGGGCGGCCATCTGGACGAGCTCGCGTTCCACACCCGGGCGGCCCTGCGCAACGGCCTCACGCCCGCCGAGATCAAGGAAGTACTGATCCAGACGGCTGTGTACTGCGGCGTCCCCGCGGCGAACTCCGCCTTCAAGGTGGCCCGGGCGGTCATCGAGGAGGAGACGACACCGCAGGCGTAG
- a CDS encoding ROK family glucokinase encodes MSTYRDFAHRGSARATVLRTVGTRERRSHLSAPRVPTVGIDIGGTKVMAGVVDADGIILEKIRTETPDKSKSPKVVEDTIVELVLDLSDRHDVHAVGIGAAGWVDADRSTVLFAPHLAWRNEPLRDAVSARLAVPVLVDNDANTAAWAEWRFGAGRGEDHLVMITLGTGIGGAILEDGQVKRGKYGVAGEFGHMQVVPGGHRCPCGNRGCWEQYSSGNALVREARELAAADSPVAYGLIERVGGNIPEITGPLITELARDGDAMCVELLQDIGQWLGVGIANLAAALDPSCFVIGGGVSAADDLLIGPARDAFKRHLTGRGYRPEARIAKAQLGPEAGMVGAADLARLVARRFRRANRRRLERYERYERYAQAIRSTTQGPQ; translated from the coding sequence ATGAGCACGTACCGAGACTTCGCGCACCGCGGCTCCGCCCGCGCCACCGTCCTGCGGACCGTCGGCACCCGCGAGCGGCGCTCGCACCTCAGCGCGCCCCGGGTGCCCACCGTCGGGATCGACATCGGCGGTACGAAGGTGATGGCAGGCGTCGTCGACGCCGACGGCATCATCCTGGAGAAGATCCGCACCGAGACGCCCGACAAGTCCAAGAGCCCCAAGGTCGTCGAGGACACCATCGTCGAGCTGGTCCTCGACCTCTCCGACCGCCACGACGTCCACGCGGTGGGCATCGGCGCGGCCGGCTGGGTCGACGCCGACCGCTCCACCGTGCTCTTCGCCCCCCACCTGGCCTGGCGCAACGAACCCCTGCGCGACGCGGTCTCGGCCCGTCTCGCCGTCCCCGTCCTGGTCGACAACGACGCCAACACCGCCGCCTGGGCGGAGTGGCGCTTCGGCGCGGGACGCGGCGAGGACCACCTCGTCATGATCACGCTCGGCACCGGCATCGGCGGCGCGATCCTGGAGGACGGCCAGGTCAAGCGAGGCAAGTACGGCGTCGCGGGCGAGTTCGGCCACATGCAGGTCGTGCCCGGCGGCCACCGCTGCCCGTGCGGCAACCGCGGCTGCTGGGAGCAGTACAGCTCCGGCAACGCGCTGGTGCGCGAGGCCCGCGAGCTCGCCGCCGCCGACTCCCCGGTCGCGTACGGCCTCATCGAGCGCGTCGGCGGCAACATCCCGGAGATCACCGGACCGCTCATCACCGAGCTGGCCCGCGACGGCGACGCCATGTGCGTCGAGCTGCTCCAGGACATCGGCCAGTGGCTCGGCGTCGGCATCGCCAACCTCGCCGCCGCCCTCGACCCCTCCTGCTTCGTCATCGGCGGCGGCGTCAGCGCCGCCGACGACCTGCTCATCGGCCCGGCCCGGGACGCCTTCAAGCGCCACCTCACCGGCCGCGGCTACCGCCCCGAGGCCCGCATCGCCAAGGCCCAGCTCGGCCCGGAGGCCGGCATGGTCGGCGCCGCCGACCTCGCCCGCCTCGTCGCGCGCCGCTTCCGCCGCGCGAACCGCCGCCGCCTGGAGCGTTACGAACGCTACGAGCGCTACGCCCAGGCCATCCGCTCCACCACCCAGGGACCCCAGTAA